The following are encoded together in the Dickeya lacustris genome:
- the rapA gene encoding RNA polymerase-associated protein RapA, producing the protein MPFTLGQRWISDTESDLGLGTVVAMDARMVTLLFPASGENRLYARNDAPITRVMFNPGDTVTSHEGWQLQVDDIRDENGLRTYIGQRLDTQDSAELREVFLDSKLTFNKPQDRLFAGQIDRMDRFALRYRARLHQHAQALQPWGGLRGMRASLIPHQLYIAREVGQRHAPRVLLADEVGLGKTIEAGMIIHQQLLAGRAERVLIVVPETLQHQWLVEMLRRFNLLFSLFDDERYAEARLDSDNPFETEQLIICSLDFVRRNPSRFEQLQDAEWDLLVVDEAHHLAWSEAAPSAAYRAIEKLAEVTPAVLLLTATPEQLGQESHFARLRLLDPDRFHDYQEFVAEQQHYRPVADAVSLLLGGEPISDAQRNMLSDMLGEQDIEPLLKSIASEREDAISARQELIAMLMDRHGTSRVLFRNTRQGVKGFPKRELHQIKLPLPTQYQTAMRVAGIMNARKSAEDCARDMLYPEQIYQQFEDDNATWWSFDPRVEWMLDFLTSHRDEKVLVICAKAATALQLEQVLRTREAIRAAVFHEGLSILERDRAAAYFASAEDGAQVLICSEIGSEGRNFQFASHLIMFDLPFNPDLLEQRIGRLDRIGQSRDIQIMVPYLENTAQALLVRWYHEGLDAFEHTCPTGRTIYDKHHEQLITLLAKPTETDGLDELIHTCRQQHDQLKAQLEQGRDRLLELHSNGGEQAQALAAAIAEQDDDVGLVNFALNLFDIIGIHQDDRSDNLIVLTPSDHMLVPDFPGLPQDGCTITFDREQALSREDAQFVSWEHPLIRNGLDLVLSGDTGSCAVSLLKNKALPVGTLLTELVYVVEAQAPKKLQLTRFLPPTPIRVLLDRKGTNLAAQVEFESFNRQLSAVNRHTSSKLVNAVQDDVHAMLQKAQPVVDAQAQVLITEAKNRADTELRRELERLQALKAVNPNIRDDELEALEEQREQVLQNLQQANWRLDAIRLVMVAHQ; encoded by the coding sequence ATGCCTTTTACACTTGGTCAACGCTGGATAAGCGACACAGAAAGCGATTTGGGATTGGGTACGGTAGTAGCGATGGATGCCCGTATGGTGACGTTGCTGTTTCCCGCCAGCGGCGAAAACCGCCTCTATGCCAGAAATGACGCCCCCATCACCCGCGTGATGTTCAATCCCGGCGATACCGTCACCAGCCATGAGGGCTGGCAGTTACAGGTTGACGATATTCGTGACGAGAATGGCCTGCGCACCTATATCGGCCAGCGGCTGGATACGCAAGACTCCGCCGAGCTGCGCGAAGTCTTTTTAGACAGCAAACTCACCTTTAATAAGCCGCAAGACCGGCTGTTTGCCGGGCAGATAGACCGGATGGACCGCTTTGCGCTGCGCTACCGCGCCCGCCTGCACCAGCACGCGCAGGCATTGCAGCCGTGGGGTGGCCTGCGCGGTATGCGCGCCAGCCTTATCCCGCATCAGTTGTACATTGCCCGTGAAGTGGGCCAGCGCCACGCGCCACGCGTGCTGCTGGCTGATGAAGTAGGGTTGGGTAAAACCATTGAAGCAGGCATGATTATCCACCAGCAACTGCTGGCCGGACGCGCCGAGCGCGTGCTGATAGTGGTGCCGGAAACCTTGCAGCATCAGTGGCTGGTGGAGATGCTGCGCCGGTTTAACTTGCTGTTTTCTCTGTTTGATGACGAGCGTTACGCCGAAGCGCGTCTGGACAGCGACAACCCGTTTGAAACCGAGCAGTTAATCATCTGCTCGCTCGATTTTGTGCGCCGCAACCCCTCGCGCTTTGAACAGTTACAGGATGCCGAATGGGACTTGCTGGTGGTCGATGAAGCGCACCATCTGGCCTGGAGTGAAGCGGCACCGAGTGCGGCTTACCGCGCCATTGAGAAGCTCGCCGAGGTCACGCCCGCAGTCTTGCTGTTGACCGCAACGCCAGAGCAGTTAGGGCAGGAAAGCCACTTTGCCCGCCTGCGCCTGCTTGACCCGGATCGCTTCCACGATTATCAGGAATTTGTCGCCGAACAACAGCACTACCGCCCGGTGGCGGATGCCGTCAGCTTGCTGCTGGGCGGTGAGCCTATCAGCGATGCGCAGCGCAACATGTTAAGCGACATGCTGGGCGAGCAGGATATCGAGCCGCTGCTGAAATCCATCGCCAGCGAGCGTGAGGATGCTATCAGCGCCCGTCAGGAGCTGATAGCCATGCTGATGGACCGCCACGGCACCAGCCGGGTGCTGTTCCGTAATACCCGCCAGGGGGTAAAAGGCTTCCCGAAACGCGAGCTGCACCAGATAAAACTGCCGCTGCCGACGCAGTATCAAACCGCGATGCGCGTCGCCGGTATCATGAATGCGCGTAAATCAGCGGAAGACTGCGCCCGCGACATGCTCTACCCGGAACAAATTTATCAGCAATTTGAAGATGATAACGCGACATGGTGGAGCTTTGACCCGCGCGTTGAATGGATGCTGGATTTCCTCACCAGCCACCGTGATGAAAAAGTGCTGGTTATCTGCGCCAAAGCCGCCACCGCGCTGCAACTCGAACAAGTGCTGCGCACCCGCGAAGCGATTCGTGCCGCCGTGTTCCACGAAGGGCTATCGATTCTCGAGCGTGACCGGGCGGCAGCGTATTTCGCCTCCGCCGAAGACGGCGCACAGGTGCTTATCTGTTCCGAGATAGGCTCCGAGGGCCGCAACTTCCAGTTCGCCAGCCATCTGATCATGTTTGATCTGCCGTTTAACCCGGATCTGCTGGAGCAACGCATCGGTCGTTTGGATCGTATCGGCCAGAGCCGTGACATCCAGATTATGGTGCCGTATCTGGAAAATACCGCGCAGGCATTGCTGGTACGCTGGTATCACGAAGGGCTCGATGCCTTCGAGCACACCTGCCCGACCGGTCGCACCATTTATGATAAGCACCATGAACAGTTGATTACGCTGCTGGCGAAACCCACCGAAACCGACGGGCTTGATGAGCTCATCCACACCTGTCGCCAGCAACATGACCAGCTCAAGGCACAACTGGAACAGGGGCGTGACCGCCTGCTGGAACTGCACTCCAATGGCGGTGAGCAGGCTCAGGCGCTGGCTGCGGCAATCGCCGAGCAGGATGATGATGTCGGTCTGGTCAATTTTGCCCTCAACCTGTTTGATATCATCGGTATCCATCAGGATGACCGCAGTGACAACCTGATAGTGCTGACGCCATCGGATCATATGCTGGTGCCGGATTTCCCCGGCTTGCCGCAGGATGGTTGCACCATTACCTTTGACCGCGAGCAGGCGCTGTCGCGCGAAGATGCCCAGTTCGTCAGTTGGGAGCACCCGCTGATTCGTAACGGGCTGGATCTGGTGCTCTCCGGCGACACCGGCAGTTGCGCCGTCTCGCTGCTGAAAAATAAAGCCTTGCCGGTTGGCACCTTGCTGACGGAGCTGGTGTATGTGGTTGAAGCGCAGGCACCGAAAAAACTGCAACTGACCCGCTTCCTGCCACCGACGCCGATTCGCGTACTGCTCGATCGCAAAGGCACCAATCTGGCCGCTCAGGTGGAGTTTGAAAGTTTCAATCGCCAGTTGAGCGCGGTGAACCGTCATACCTCCAGCAAGCTGGTGAATGCGGTACAAGATGATGTCCATGCCATGCTGCAAAAAGCCCAGCCCGTGGTGGATGCACAGGCGCAGGTGCTCATCACCGAAGCGAAAAACCGTGCCGATACCGAACTCCGCCGCGAACTTGAACGTCTGCAAGCGCTGAAAGCCGTCAACCCGAATATTCGTGATGACGAACTCGAGGCGCTGGAAGAACAGCGTGAACAGGTGCTGCAAAACCTGCAACAGGCCAACTGGCGTCTCGATGCTATCCGCCTGGTGATGGTGGCGCATCAGTAA
- the djlA gene encoding co-chaperone DjlA, whose product MQYWGKLLGLALGIVSSAGISGLIIGLLLGHLVDRARASRQRDFFSAQATRQALFCLTTFQAMGHLAKSKGRVTESDIRIATNMMDRLELYGEARNAAQQAFREGKASQFPVRNKLRKLRDACIGRFDLIRMFLEIQLQVAFVDGALHPNERRLLYVFADELGVTREQFELFMRNMERNSQSSRQGNYQSRQNSYQSKQNNQSRQNSQSRQQGQSQQGSGSSQSQNNSYNSSSRQGNKSYQRSYGGQSYGQRPPVSSRGPTLESACRTLGVHTSDDAATVKRAYRKLMSEHHPDKMMGKGLSPRMIEMAKRKAQDIQAAYEFLKTHKFSR is encoded by the coding sequence ATGCAGTATTGGGGAAAGTTGCTGGGACTGGCGCTCGGGATTGTATCCAGCGCGGGGATCAGCGGGTTGATTATCGGGCTCTTGCTAGGTCATTTGGTTGACAGAGCCCGGGCATCCCGTCAGCGCGACTTTTTTTCCGCACAGGCGACCCGTCAGGCATTATTCTGTCTCACGACCTTTCAGGCGATGGGACATCTGGCGAAATCCAAGGGGCGGGTGACGGAGTCAGACATCCGTATCGCCACCAACATGATGGATAGGCTTGAGCTGTATGGCGAAGCGCGCAATGCGGCGCAACAGGCGTTTCGCGAAGGCAAAGCCAGTCAGTTTCCGGTGCGAAACAAGCTGCGTAAACTGCGCGATGCCTGCATCGGCCGCTTTGATCTGATTCGCATGTTTCTTGAAATTCAATTGCAGGTCGCGTTTGTTGATGGCGCGCTGCACCCTAACGAGCGCCGGTTGCTGTATGTTTTTGCCGATGAGCTGGGCGTGACGCGCGAGCAGTTTGAACTGTTCATGCGCAATATGGAACGTAACAGCCAGTCGTCGCGCCAGGGGAATTATCAGTCGCGGCAGAACAGTTACCAATCCAAGCAAAATAATCAGTCACGGCAGAACAGCCAGTCGAGACAACAAGGGCAGTCTCAGCAGGGGAGTGGGAGTTCACAGTCACAGAACAATAGCTATAACTCTTCTTCGCGTCAGGGGAATAAATCTTATCAGCGCTCGTATGGCGGGCAGTCTTATGGCCAGCGTCCGCCGGTGTCATCGCGCGGGCCTACGCTTGAGAGCGCCTGCCGCACGCTGGGCGTGCATACCAGCGATGATGCGGCGACGGTAAAACGGGCTTACCGCAAACTGATGAGTGAACATCATCCCGATAAAATGATGGGCAAAGGGCTATCGCCCAGAATGATTGAAATGGCCAAGCGCAAAGCCCAGGACATTCAGGCTGCTTACGAATTCCTCAAAACCCACAAGTTTTCCCGCTGA
- the rluA gene encoding bifunctional tRNA pseudouridine(32) synthase/23S rRNA pseudouridine(746) synthase RluA, with the protein MHPYNPPRDPWLHILYQDPHIMVVNKPSGLLSVPGRAEEHKDSIMSRIQADFPAAESVHRLDMATSGVIAVALTKAAERELKRQFREREPKKSYVARVFGHLEQDEGLIDLPLICDWPNRPKQKVCFEQGKPAQTAYQVLSRDDDGTTRVNLMPITGRSHQLRVHMLALGHPILGDGFYASPEALARAPRLLLHAQELAITHPAFATPMHFRCEADF; encoded by the coding sequence ATGCACCCCTACAATCCGCCGCGCGATCCCTGGTTACATATTCTGTATCAAGACCCGCATATTATGGTCGTGAATAAACCGAGCGGCCTGCTCTCAGTGCCGGGTCGGGCCGAGGAACACAAAGACAGCATCATGAGCCGCATTCAGGCCGATTTTCCCGCCGCCGAATCCGTACATCGGCTCGATATGGCGACCAGCGGCGTAATAGCCGTGGCGCTGACCAAGGCCGCCGAGCGCGAGCTTAAACGGCAGTTTCGCGAACGAGAGCCGAAGAAATCCTATGTCGCACGCGTGTTTGGCCATCTTGAGCAGGATGAAGGGCTGATAGACCTGCCGCTGATTTGTGACTGGCCGAATCGCCCCAAACAGAAAGTCTGCTTCGAGCAGGGCAAACCCGCTCAGACCGCCTATCAGGTTCTCTCGCGCGATGATGATGGCACCACTCGCGTCAACCTAATGCCGATTACCGGACGTTCGCACCAGTTGCGGGTACATATGCTGGCGCTCGGCCACCCGATTTTAGGCGACGGGTTTTATGCCTCGCCCGAGGCGCTGGCGCGGGCCCCAAGGCTGTTACTGCATGCTCAAGAGCTGGCTATCACGCATCCGGCATTCGCCACACCGATGCATTTTCGCTGCGAAGCCGACTTTTAA
- the surA gene encoding peptidylprolyl isomerase SurA — MKNWRALVLGLALSANMAVAAPQEINKIAAVVDNSVVLESDINSLLQSVKMNAQEAGQQLPDDSTLRHQILERLIMDNIIMQMAQKMGVQISDEQLDRSITNIAAQNRMSLDQLRGRLANEGVNFDTYRNQIRKDMTIAEVRNSEVRRRVTVLPQEVDSLAQQLASQGANGPEVNLSQILIPLAENPTQDQVDKAESLANRLVKDATQGADFGKLAITYSADPQALKGGQMGWGRPQELPSLFAERLSSPRKGQIIGPIRSGVGFHILRVNDTRGGDQAVSVTEMHARHILLRTSVVMNDAQARARLEDVASQIRSGKLSFAAAAKQLSQDPGTANQGGDLGWASPDMYDPAFRDALTQLQKGELSAPVHSSFGWHLIQLLDSRQVDKTDATQKERAYRMLFNRKFAEEAQTWMQEKRAAAYVKIISGQN; from the coding sequence ATGAAGAACTGGAGAGCGCTTGTTCTGGGGCTGGCACTGAGTGCCAATATGGCAGTTGCGGCACCGCAGGAGATAAATAAAATCGCCGCCGTGGTCGATAACAGTGTCGTGCTGGAAAGCGATATCAATAGCCTGCTGCAATCCGTGAAAATGAATGCGCAGGAAGCCGGCCAGCAACTGCCGGATGACAGCACGCTCCGCCACCAAATTCTGGAACGCCTGATCATGGATAACATCATCATGCAGATGGCGCAGAAGATGGGCGTGCAGATTTCCGACGAGCAACTGGATCGCTCTATCACCAATATCGCGGCGCAAAACCGCATGAGTCTTGATCAATTACGCGGTCGGCTGGCCAATGAAGGCGTCAATTTTGACACCTATCGCAACCAGATTCGCAAAGATATGACCATCGCTGAAGTGCGTAACAGCGAAGTGCGCCGTCGCGTTACCGTTCTGCCGCAAGAGGTGGACTCTCTCGCCCAACAGCTCGCAAGCCAGGGGGCGAATGGCCCTGAAGTTAACCTCAGCCAGATTCTGATCCCGCTTGCGGAAAACCCGACGCAAGATCAGGTTGATAAAGCCGAGTCATTGGCAAACCGGCTGGTAAAAGACGCCACGCAAGGGGCCGATTTTGGCAAACTGGCGATTACCTACTCCGCCGATCCGCAGGCCTTAAAAGGCGGCCAGATGGGATGGGGGCGTCCACAAGAGTTACCATCGCTGTTTGCCGAACGTCTCTCTAGCCCGCGTAAAGGCCAGATAATCGGGCCAATCCGCTCAGGCGTCGGTTTCCATATTTTGCGTGTCAATGACACCCGTGGCGGCGATCAGGCGGTTTCGGTGACAGAGATGCACGCACGCCACATCCTGCTGCGTACCTCGGTGGTGATGAATGATGCCCAGGCTCGCGCCAGGCTTGAAGACGTCGCCAGCCAAATTCGTAGCGGCAAACTGAGCTTTGCTGCGGCCGCCAAACAGTTATCACAAGACCCCGGCACCGCCAATCAGGGCGGCGACCTGGGATGGGCCTCACCGGATATGTACGACCCGGCATTCCGCGATGCGCTGACCCAACTGCAAAAAGGCGAACTCAGTGCGCCGGTTCACTCCTCTTTCGGTTGGCACTTGATTCAATTGCTGGATTCTCGTCAGGTCGATAAAACCGACGCAACGCAAAAAGAGCGCGCATATCGCATGCTGTTTAACCGTAAATTTGCTGAAGAAGCCCAGACCTGGATGCAGGAAAAACGTGCCGCAGCCTACGTGAAAATCATTAGTGGTCAGAACTGA
- the lptD gene encoding LPS assembly protein LptD: MKKSLPTLLASLIGSALYSQHALADLASQCMLGVPVYNRPFVAGDTNQLPVHITADQSQANYPNDAVFSGNVYVEQGNRVLTADQVLLNQKPQANQADPVRTVTAIGNAHYDDNQVILKGPKAWSNLNTKDTDVENGNYQMVGRQGRGDADKMKMRENNRYTILDHGSFTSCLPGDDSWSVVGSEVIQDRQEEVAEIWNARFRIAGVPVFYSPYMQLPLGDRRRSGFLIPNAKYGSSNGFELITPYYWNIAPNYDATITPHVQTNRGMQWQNEFRHLSRFGFSLVEFDWLENDRQYKNDVMSGKSGYAADDDYTRWLFHWQHFGVMDQVWRFGVDYTKVSDSSYFTDLDSFYGNTTDGYATQKFSLGYANQNWDATLSTRQYQIFSSLASRDVYRAMPQLDINYYQNDVGPFDFHLYGQAVKFTNVNPVYPDASRFHVEPTLSLPIANKWASLNTETKLMATHYQQENLDKYLASGVNNTEALALKESANRVMPQFKTDGKMVFEREMDWAAGYTQTLEPRVQYLYVPYRNQSSIRTYDSTLLQADYAGLFRDRTFSGLDRIASANQVSSGVTTRLYDSALEERFNASLGQIYYFDRPRTGTSTNIDQNNDSGSLAWAGDAYWKFADNWGVRGGAQYDKRINNFTLGDAVLEYRGGGERMFQLNYRFASAEYIQAMLPNIRNPGYQQGISQVGATASWPLSERWAIIGAYYYDTKANQPADQKLGLQYNTCCWAVNVGYERKITKWNSNLNQSVYDNKVGFSFELRGLSSNYSLGTGKMLATGILPYQRAF; the protein is encoded by the coding sequence ATGAAAAAAAGTCTTCCAACCTTGCTGGCCTCGCTTATCGGGTCGGCGCTGTACAGCCAGCATGCGCTGGCCGATCTCGCCTCTCAGTGCATGTTGGGCGTACCCGTGTATAACCGTCCGTTTGTCGCGGGCGACACCAACCAGTTGCCGGTTCACATTACCGCTGACCAGTCACAGGCCAACTATCCGAACGATGCGGTGTTCTCAGGCAATGTTTACGTTGAACAAGGCAACCGTGTCCTCACCGCCGATCAGGTGTTGCTTAACCAAAAGCCGCAGGCGAATCAGGCCGATCCTGTCCGTACTGTGACCGCCATCGGCAATGCGCATTACGATGACAATCAGGTGATCCTCAAAGGCCCGAAAGCCTGGTCTAACCTGAACACGAAAGACACCGACGTGGAGAACGGCAACTATCAAATGGTTGGCCGTCAAGGGCGCGGCGACGCCGACAAGATGAAGATGCGTGAGAATAACCGCTATACCATTTTGGATCACGGCTCATTTACGTCTTGCCTGCCTGGAGATGATAGCTGGAGTGTGGTCGGTTCGGAAGTGATTCAGGACAGACAAGAAGAAGTTGCTGAAATCTGGAATGCCCGCTTTCGTATCGCCGGTGTCCCGGTGTTCTACAGCCCCTATATGCAACTTCCGTTGGGTGACAGACGCCGCTCCGGTTTTCTCATCCCCAATGCCAAATATGGCAGCAGCAATGGGTTTGAGCTGATTACACCCTATTACTGGAACATTGCGCCAAATTACGACGCCACCATTACCCCACACGTGCAGACCAACCGTGGTATGCAGTGGCAAAACGAGTTCCGCCACCTGTCGCGTTTTGGCTTTAGCCTGGTTGAATTTGACTGGCTGGAGAACGACAGGCAGTACAAAAATGACGTGATGTCGGGCAAATCCGGCTACGCCGCCGATGATGACTATACTCGCTGGCTGTTCCACTGGCAGCATTTCGGCGTGATGGACCAGGTCTGGCGTTTTGGCGTGGATTACACCAAAGTCAGTGACTCGAGCTATTTTACCGATCTCGACTCTTTCTACGGTAATACCACTGACGGTTATGCCACGCAAAAATTCAGCCTGGGCTACGCCAACCAGAATTGGGATGCCACATTATCGACGCGCCAATATCAGATTTTCAGCAGTCTGGCGAGCCGGGATGTGTATCGCGCAATGCCGCAGCTTGATATCAACTACTATCAAAACGATGTCGGCCCGTTTGACTTCCACCTCTATGGTCAAGCGGTGAAATTTACCAACGTCAACCCCGTCTACCCTGACGCCAGCCGCTTCCATGTCGAACCGACGTTGTCGCTGCCGATTGCCAACAAATGGGCCAGCCTGAATACCGAAACCAAACTGATGGCGACCCACTATCAGCAGGAAAATCTGGATAAATACCTCGCCAGCGGCGTCAACAACACCGAGGCACTGGCATTAAAAGAGAGCGCCAATCGTGTGATGCCGCAGTTCAAAACTGACGGCAAAATGGTGTTTGAACGCGAGATGGACTGGGCGGCAGGCTACACCCAGACGCTGGAACCTCGCGTGCAGTACCTGTATGTGCCATATCGTAATCAGTCATCCATTCGTACCTATGACTCCACATTGTTGCAGGCTGACTACGCCGGTTTGTTCCGCGATAGAACCTTCAGTGGCCTGGATCGTATCGCTTCAGCCAATCAGGTATCGAGCGGCGTCACCACCCGGTTATACGACAGCGCGCTTGAGGAGCGGTTTAACGCCTCTCTCGGCCAGATTTACTATTTTGACCGCCCGCGTACCGGGACATCCACCAATATTGACCAAAATAATGACAGCGGCAGCCTGGCCTGGGCTGGCGACGCCTATTGGAAATTCGCCGATAACTGGGGCGTACGCGGCGGCGCTCAGTACGATAAACGCATCAATAATTTCACATTGGGTGATGCGGTACTGGAATACCGTGGTGGTGGCGAACGTATGTTCCAGTTGAATTACCGTTTCGCCAGTGCCGAATACATTCAGGCAATGTTACCTAACATCAGAAATCCGGGTTATCAGCAAGGTATTTCTCAGGTTGGCGCTACCGCCAGTTGGCCGCTGTCAGAGCGCTGGGCGATTATCGGCGCTTACTATTACGATACCAAAGCGAATCAGCCTGCTGACCAGAAACTCGGCCTGCAATACAACACCTGCTGTTGGGCGGTCAACGTTGGCTATGAGCGTAAAATTACCAAATGGAACAGCAACCTTAACCAAAGCGTGTATGACAACAAAGTCGGCTTCAGCTTTGAGTTACGCGGGTTGAGTAGCAACTACAGTCTGGGAACAGGAAAAATGCTGGCAACGGGCATTTTGCCTTACCAGCGCGCCTTCTAA